A region from the Triticum urartu cultivar G1812 chromosome 1, Tu2.1, whole genome shotgun sequence genome encodes:
- the LOC125527446 gene encoding farnesyl pyrophosphate synthase, with the protein MAAAANGGGGETKAAFARIYDALKAELLRDPAFEYTESSHQWIDRMLDYNVLGGKCNRGLSVVDSYKLLKGVDVLTEEEMFLASTLGWCIEWLQAFFLVLDDIMDDSHTRRGQPCWFRVPQVGFIAVNDGILLRNHISRMLRLHFKKKPYYADLLDLFNEVEFKTASGQMLDLITTHEGEKDLTKYNIGVHRRIVQFKTAYYSFYLPVACALLLSGESLENYGAVENILVEMGTYFQVQDDYLDCYGDPEFIGKIGTDIEDYKCSWLVVQALEHADESQKSILFENYGKKDPACVAKVKDLYKELNLEAVFHEYESESYKKLIADIEAQPSVPVQKVLKSFLHKIYMRQK; encoded by the exons atggcggcggcggcgaacggcgggGGTGGGGAGACCAAGGCGGCGTTCGCGCGGATCTACGACGCGCTCAAGGCGGAGCTGCTCCGGGACCCCGCCTTCGAGTACACGGAGTCGTCGCACCAGTGGATCGACCGC ATGCTGGACTACAATGTACTGGGAG GAAAGTGCAACCGTGGGCTCTCTGTGGTCGATAGCTATAAGCTGTTGAAAGGCGTCGATGTTCTTACCGAGGAGGAGATGTTTCTTGCCTCCACTCTCGGTTGGTGCATTGAATGG CTTCAAGCCTTCTTTCTTGTGCTCGATGATATCATGGACGACTCCCACACTCGACGTGGGCAGCCTTGTTGGTTTAGGGTGCCTCAG GTTGGCTTCATTGCTGTAAATGATGGGATTCTCCTTCGCAACCATATTTCGAGAATGCTTCGGCTCCACTTTAAGAAGAAGCCTTACTATGCCGATCTCCTTGATTTATTCAACGAG GTTGAGTTCAAGACAGCTTCTGGTCAAATGCTGGACCTTATTACAACCCACGAGGGAGAAAAAGATCTAACGAAATATAACATTGGGGT CCACCGCCGAATTGTTCAATTCAAGACAGCCTACTATTCATTTTATCTGCCG GTTGCATGTGCGCTACTACTCTCTGGTGAGAGTTTGGAGAACTACGGTGCTGTAGAGAACATACTTGTTGAGATGGGAACTTACTTCCAAGTTCAG GATGATTATCTGGACTGTTATGGTGATCCTGAATTTATTGGCAAG ATCGGCACCGACATTGAAGATTACAAGTGCTCCTGGCTAGTTGTCCAAGCTCTTGAGCATGCTGATGAGAGCCAAAAGAGCATTCTATTT GAAAACTATGGAAAGAAAGATCCAGCATGTGTGGCAAAAGTGAAGGATCTCTACAAAGAACTTAACCTTGAG GCGGTATTCCATGAGTACGAGAGCGAGAGCTACAAGAAGCTGATTGCTGATATCGAAGCCCAGCCGAGCGTTCCTGTTCAGAAGGTTCTGAAGTCCTTCTTGCACAAGATCTACATGAGGCAGAAGTAG